A part of Paenibacillus donghaensis genomic DNA contains:
- a CDS encoding DUF4256 domain-containing protein has protein sequence MVNEKKELFLEQQEALLGVLKARFEKNMNRHEGLEWAKVKLRLEANKGKLWSVHEMERTGGEPDVVGYDEESGEYIVYDCSAESPKGRRSVCYDVEALNARKQNKPENSAMEMAAELGIELLTEEQYRELQKLGDFDTKTSSWVRTPSDIRRLGGAIFADFRYGQVFVYHNGAESYYGARGFRGLLRV, from the coding sequence GTGGTAAATGAAAAAAAGGAATTATTCCTGGAACAACAAGAAGCGCTGCTTGGCGTGTTAAAAGCCCGTTTTGAGAAAAACATGAATCGCCACGAGGGATTGGAATGGGCCAAAGTGAAACTAAGGCTGGAAGCCAATAAAGGGAAATTATGGTCCGTTCATGAGATGGAAAGAACCGGCGGTGAACCGGATGTAGTTGGTTATGATGAAGAGTCGGGAGAATACATTGTCTATGACTGCTCAGCTGAAAGTCCCAAAGGGCGCAGAAGTGTATGTTACGACGTCGAGGCCTTGAACGCAAGGAAACAAAATAAACCGGAAAACAGCGCCATGGAAATGGCGGCTGAACTGGGTATTGAGCTGCTAACGGAAGAACAATATCGGGAGTTGCAGAAACTTGGGGATTTCGATACAAAAACATCAAGTTGGGTGAGAACACCTTCCGATATTAGAAGGCTCGGCGGTGCAATTTTTGCTGATTTCCGTTATGGCCAGGTCTTCGTTTATCATAATGGTGCAGAATCGTATTATGGCGCCAGGGGTTTCCGTGGCTTGCTTCGGGTTTGA
- the aac(6') gene encoding aminoglycoside 6'-N-acetyltransferase: MSIVKADASNLKEWVQLSAKLFTDESFDELYKAYADFLITQKEIGFLYRRNNRSVAFINVSIRHDYVNGTDTSPVVFIEALYVLPQYRQQGIARELLSQAEQFAKESGVAQLASDCLLQNTNSELFHKSCGFEEKERVICFVKNVNRGFGLSESDE; this comes from the coding sequence TGAGTATAGTCAAAGCAGATGCATCCAACTTGAAGGAATGGGTCCAATTGTCTGCAAAGCTATTCACTGATGAATCATTCGATGAATTGTATAAAGCGTATGCTGATTTTCTAATCACGCAAAAGGAAATAGGATTTTTGTATCGGCGAAACAATAGGAGTGTTGCTTTCATTAATGTATCCATACGCCATGACTATGTGAATGGAACCGACACTTCACCAGTGGTATTTATTGAAGCTCTTTATGTACTTCCCCAGTACCGCCAGCAAGGTATTGCGCGAGAATTACTTTCACAGGCAGAACAATTTGCAAAAGAAAGCGGAGTAGCGCAGCTTGCATCTGATTGTTTGCTCCAGAATACGAATAGCGAATTGTTTCATAAGAGCTGTGGGTTTGAAGAAAAAGAGCGAGTCATCTGTTTTGTTAAAAATGTAAATCGAGGTTTCGGCCTTAGTGAGTCAGATGAATAA